Genomic window (Muntiacus reevesi chromosome X, mMunRee1.1, whole genome shotgun sequence):
AGGAAGTCGACCGCAGCAAGAACATCTACGCCCTCATCAGCAAGCTCAGCCTCGGGGGCGACGAAGGTCCAAATGATGAGGGTGGGGTTCCCAAGTCCGGTCTCCTCATGTTGCTCCTGGGGGTCATCTTCATGAATGGTAACCGGGCCACCGAGGAGGAGGTCTGGGAATTCCTCAGTATCTTGGGAATCTATGCTGGGAGGAGGCACTGGATCTTTGGGGAGCCTAGGAGGCTCATCACCAAAGATCTGGTGCAGAAGGAATACCTGAACTACCGCCAGGTGCCCAATAGTGATCCTCCacgctatgagttcctgtggggcccGAGAGCTTGTGCTGAGACCAGTAAGATGAAGGTACTGGAGGTTCTGGCCAAGATCCTCCATTCGGTCCCTAGTTCCTTCCCAGACCTCTATGAGGAGGCTCTGAGAGATCAGGCGGAGAGAGCAGGGCCGAGAGGCGCGGCCAGGACTCCAACCATGGCCGAGGCCAGTGCCCCTTCCAGGGCCAAGCCCTGCAGCTCCTCCCACATCTAGGGAGGCGGGCAGGGCACTTTGTTCCCTTTGTGTTGGAAGAGAGCAGTCAAGCTCCTAAATAGTGCAGGGTAGTAGGGTGTAGGAAACAAAACCCATATGTTCTGACAGTTGTAAATGGTAAGCGAGTTTAGGTGCAGCttcttttaacaaaatatatatctgttttcttttatccATATGAGAAATACCTAATGAAAGATGATTTTAAGTAGATAGGTAAAGAGATGAAGGAGGTGTTTAGTGTTTTCAAATGTGATTACTTTTGTTAATGTGTATTGTACTTATGAATTCAAATGTATGAATCATAAGTCATAGTTTCTTGctgttttaatgttttcaaagtgtgCGGATTTGTAAAGCACACTGAAAGTATTGAATATGTTGTTCACAGTCTAAACAAGATAACATGACACCAGAAGAGAATTTTTCCTGAAGAGTAGTCAAGCTTCTAGAGTGCATGATCGTAGGGGTGGAGTAATAAAATTTAGATCTCATTGATCTTTCTGTTGCACACAAATAAATTCTACATAGAATTGTTTCAGTTATctcaaatatttttacttctaagAGTTTGTTTTTCTTCAGAGTATTAATTTGGTAATGGTACTGCTGTTATCTTTATTGCTGTTATGAAAGTTTTAAAGGTACACTTTTGGTAGAATTAAAGATATTCATGAACCATCCATATTGTCTTTATGATCTGGAAATAGGTAACATAGCACTGAAGACATTTTCATGGAAATGTGAAAGACAATcccagaaaatattgaaaaacacaaagaaaatagagaaaaaaatagagtaaaaagtCTTTAAGTTGTGGCttgcctcatttcttttaaactttcttttagtaaaaataagaaatagtttGACTCATTGAGCTCATTtaagaatatttgtttattttgtactaATTTACTGCCTATTCTTTGTTCCCTTCtggattaaaaatatttccagatgGGAAGGTGGTATTTGAGGAGTTCATAGAAATCATAACTTTCATTTATTACAAAACAATACTTCTTCATCAGTATGCCACTGCTTTATATGTAGTACATGCATTCATGCAGGATTGGATTTAGCAGACTCCGTTTATGGAGTTACGTGCAAATTTCTCAAGTTCACAAACTGATGAAATGACCTTCCCAGCACTAATGTCCTGATCTGGATTGGTGCAGAGCCCACAAAGTGCCACTTCTCCCAGCCTAAGCCAGACATCatgtcttttcattcatttttccactAAACACTCCAAAAAATGTATCCCATTGGATATATATCCCAAAGCACTGCTTTTggaataaagttaaaataatgtTCCTAAGTGAATGGTATGAATGAAGACAAAACTACTCATGGACAATGTAGTCACGAACATATCCAATGTCAGATATTCTGAAAAGATCCATATGCCCTCATTTATCCTTCCGGATCCTCAGGGACATAAAGGCCTTAGCTTAAGGGCTGTGTCCTCAGGTCAATGGATGGAGGAGTCCCAGCCTCTGAGTTATCAAAGGGAAGATTTTAGAACACTAGGGGTCCCACAAACTACATCCTGCTTCTTGACTTGTGTGGCCAGGGGAGAGTAGTCTGTCTGAGGTGCACCTTCCTTTCCTGCAGGGCAAGGGCGGAGGGTTTCTCAGGGAGTTGAGTGCCTTGGTCTTGCAGCAGCAGCTCCAATTCTGCCCAAGGAGGAGACCCTAACATGCCTTCATAGGATTTACAGTGAGGACACTGGGTGCTGATGAGTGGGCGCCCCCATAGCAAGGGGGATGACACAGAGGAACAGGCAAGGGTAGCCAGGGAATAGCTCTCTCACCTATCATTCTGTTGTCTCCAGAAGGCAAAAGCCTTGGCCACAGGTCAGCTGATTCAACCAGTAGAGAGGGTGGATTCCCATATGTTACCAGAAGTCAAGGTAAGAAACCTGATCTAAGACGGGGGGGCCACTGACTCCAGAAGAGTGGAGCCCTATGTTTTCCTCCTCAGAAGGCCCCAATAGCTTTGCACACATCTGGTTCATCCTGTCTTCCAATCCAGAACTTCCAAGAAATTAATGCCTTTGTTCTGAGGAGCACAGCCTCAGTGAGTGGACGGTGTGCTCTGCGTCTGGTCCGGAGTGAGGATGAGGTCCCTGAAGGGGGAGCAAGAGGACCACACAGCCCAGAACCGAGGAGACTGTGGAGGCACACCCCTGATGTCAGCCCtaggagacccaggagaaagcTTTCTGGCCGAAGTGCTTCTCTTTCTGCTGAAGTGGTCTCAGGGAGGTGAGAGCCTTGGTCTACTGGGAGAAGCCTCACTTCAGTACAGAATGTAAAACTAGTGACTCCAAATGAGGATAAAGCGACTGCGCCTAGATCACAACCCTGGCCCTCTATACCTCCCTTGGCAAATTCGGGAATGTGGGCATGATGCACCCCACACATTTCCTTTTAGAGAATCTCAGGAGGTGAGGTGCTGGGACTCAGGGGTCAACCCCAATAGGAATTCTAGGTCATGCCAAGAGTCAAGTAGAGTACCATGAGGACTAGAGGAACCAATCACACTCTAAAAGTGGGGACACCACAGAAGCCTCCCGGAGGGTCAGCCATGAGTGACCACAGGCAGGCATGCCCACAAGGGAGCCCTCACATCCTCTGAGATGGTCTCAGGGAATTCAAGGCTGTAGCATGAGAGGACAGGCCTCCTTAGGAGATGGGAAGTCAGTGTGAGAACCTGGAGAGAGGACAGTAATagtgaagagagggaggaaatacAGGTCTTCCCAGGAGTCAAATTGAGGAGCCTGAGCGTTGACTGGTGCAGCCAGCCATCAGAAGGCCCCAATTTGCCAGCCAAAGCTTTCTCTCCTGAGAGACCACAGGTAGATGTGGTAAGTTAGGCagcctttgctttcttcttttgggtctcagagagttgtGGGCCTTACTCTGAGCACATGTCCTCAGGTAAAGACAGAGGAGCTGCAAGACCTCCCAGGAGTTCCCAGAGGACACCTGGTCatttctccagaggagcttcagGTAACTGTTGATATGGCAGCAAGGACACTTATTTCATACATGGGTGAGCTACTCTGTGCAAACTGATTTCCCTGGGCCTCTGTCCTTCTAATCCTCCAAGACAATGGGAATTGAAGGAAGGCCCCAAACCAAGTGACCTGCCCCTCCCCTCATCCTTGATAGGAAAGTTTACCTTTGATGTTTCTGCTAATGCATGACGTCCTGTTCCATTTGTTGGTAAGAAAACTGCTCGCTAAATTCAGAAAATAGTCGAAGTTGGAGACCTTCATGAAGAAGGCACCCTCGAAGGAAAAAGACTGCTCTTGGCTGGGGGACCTGGCCTCCATATGGCAGGGATGGAATAGCATAGGATACAGGTTCCAGGtgtctctgtggtaaagaatccacctgcaatgcaggaggtgaagGTTTGTTCCCTGTTCTGGAacatgtcctggagaaggaaatggctacccattccagtattcctgcctggaggatcccatgggcagACAGCCTagaatgctgcagttcacggggttgcaaagagtcagacatgaatgagggcctgagcacagacagacagacaggtaaATCTAGAAGTAtaggcaggggtgggtggggaataGGGAAAGAGAAACCTAGGAACCACTGGTAGACTGTTGCAAGTTAACATAGTTCAAGAAAGGTATCAGAATGCAGTGGAAGGAAGCAGGTTAGTTTAAATATAAATCCATAAATAATACATGAGATGTCCCCCAGGCCTTTAGGTAAAAGAAGAATGTCACCACCCTTCTATTGATTTGAAGAAGTGCTACGATAATCCAAGTTTGACCACATAAGGTCACACACTCTCCTGCTCCAAACAAATTCAGAGCGAGTGATATAAGCCTGACCTCTACTCAAAGAAGGCAGTCTTTCCTAGTCCTCCACTTTCCTTTGACTATAAAATGTATTGCACTTAATCCTCCAGGCAGAGCTCCATCATCCGCTTGCTTGCATCACTTACAAGCATCCTATACAAATAAATCTATTTCTTGCCTAACACTTTGCCTCTTGCTAAATTCCTTCTGCACTGAGACACACAAGAACCTGAGTCACAGTAAGTCCATGTACAAGGTGAGTGATTCTAATTAAGAGACTGTGGTTCAAGTCCCAAACTGGATTTTTAGGGGGGTTGGAGTCCTGGCTACGTGGATTTTAGTCACAACCTGATGTGATAAGTTTCAAGTAGAGGAGGTCTCCATGCCACCccatcaaaaattttaaactattggCTGTGAAACTGGCTCATAGTGCTAGAACGGAAGTCACTTTCTTCTGCATTTCTCTGCACCTAGACTCCCAATATCTTTGCCTTTGGGTGTACAAATCCAGACACTGTATGCCATGAATGCCTCAACTCTGTGTTGATAAAATTCAAGCTGACTGTGTTTACAGGATAGGGAGAGaatagacaaagaaagaaaagaaaggaaattgagCTAAAACTTTTCTGACTCCCTTCTGAAATatggctgccctggtggctgagatggtaaagaatctacctgaaatggcaggagaccccggttcgatccctggattgggaagttcccctggagaagggaatggcaacccactccagtctttctgcccagagaatcccatggactggggatcctggcgggctacaacccatggggccACAATGAGTCAatcatgacttagagactgaacaacaacagcaatctcCTAACAGCTCTTCTACTTCACCAGTTCTTGCTGCACCTAGTGAAGCCCATGCgtcctagagcctgggctccgcagtaagagaagccaccatgatgAGAAGCCAGTGCATCCCAGTGAAGGGTAGCCCCTGCTCCTCGAAACTAGAGAACacacaagcagcaatgaagagccggcgcaaccaaaattaaatacataaataatttctttaaaaaaactactCAGGGAAGCCACAACGGCCCCTGGGTTAAGAACTTCACCACATTCTGCCCAGCAAGATCACAGATCACCCTGAGATGGTGGTGGGTTTGAGTGGAAATGCTGAGAAATGGAATGTAAGATTACCCTTAATTTTTACTTGGAGACTGTGGGTTAAACAGAATCTCCACCTGGGGCAGGGATAAAAGGGGTTCTGTGCTCCTGCCCCAGTCAGAAGAACACAGGGCACAAACTAGGGATTTAATCCCCTTGTCTCCAGAGAGTGTGCAAGAAACAAGGATGGTATTTCCTTTAACTGAGATGTCTAATAGCCACTGTTGAAAGGTTGTTACTGAACCACGAAAGactccgggattcttggcctccggaggagaagaattgaATCCTGGGCCAGTGACAAGGCTTTACcgctcagagtttttgtgtaaaacatttttattgaggtataaaagagatggagaaagcttctgacatagacatcagaaggggacagaaagagtgccccacTGCTAGTCTTTGGCCGGATATTATATAGCTACTAGCcgtctgctaattagagaaaggaaatggctcAAAACCCAGAgactggcaccaggcccctcaaccacaacatgcattttgaaataacaaaggcagcaggtgagtcatcccggccataaaatgattgagatgaatcttgaagaaaggcaggtttccaagtaaatatagtttcattaacatagattaggagaacagtgTAGTGGTAAAACATACTGGCTTCTCTAgttggttctgagtcttaggcagaaccgacttgaagaaagacagagtctagggtaaacacatagttcattaacatagcatAAGACAAgaatttccataagaaaaacacattggttaactcaaggtttgagaaaagttaagttcaggtggaaccaggtgttgttatggaaacacagaattttaagagaaacctcttgctaaatttgtatagagaaggggaaaaaaatccaacacTTGTTCGTTTCCTCCTTCCGCTTAGAGAGATAAAAACTGTCTGACACTAGGAGCCTATTTCCTCCCTTTGGAGACCCCtgcccttcctgcctgttacagTCTCACGAAGACAGCACTCTCTGCACTCGGGTTCAGAGGAGACTCTGTTAAAGAAATGCTTTACTactcatcttttttgttttttattaatttattttaattggaagctaattaatttacaatattttggtggtttttgccatacattggcatgaatcagccacgggtgtataGGTGTCCCCCCATCccaaacacccctcccacctccctccccatcccatccctctgggttgtcccagtgcatcggctttgagtgccctattTCATGCATCCAgtttggactggtcatctatttcacatatggtaatatacatgttccaaTGCTTTTCTCTCAAGTCGTCCcccctcgccttcccccacagagtccaaaagtctgttctttatatcagtgtctcttttgctgtcttgcacatgggatcatcattaccatctttctaaattcagtatagatgtgttaatatactgtattggtgtttttctttctgactgctTCAGTCTGTAAagcaggctccagtttcatccaccacattagaattgactcaagtgtgttcttttaaatagctgagtaatattccattgtctatatgtacaacttccttatccactggtctgccgatggacatctaggttgcttccatgttgtagctattgtaaacagtgctgcaatgaacgctGGGGTACACGTAGTCTCTTTTAAATCTgggttcctcagtgtgtatgcccagcagtgggattgctgggtcgtatggcagtcctatttccagtattttaaggaatcgccacactgttctccatagtggctggacgagtttgcgttcccaccaacagtgcaagagggtgcccttctctctgcatcctctccagcatttattgtctctAGACtctttgatggcagccattctgacaggtatgagatgACACctctttgtcattttgatttgcatttctctgataatgagtgatgttgagcatcttttcatgtgtttgttagccatctgtatgtcttctttggagaaatgtctgtttagttctttggcccgtctgttgattgggtcatttatttttctggtattgagctgcatgaggtgctcgtatattttggagattaattctttgtcagttttgtttcatttgctattattttctcccaatctgagggctgtcttttcacattacttatagtttcctttcagtgcacaaaagcttttaagtttaattaggtcccaattgtttatttttgcttttatttccatctaCTACTTAAGCATAATTTGGAAACTTCAAATGAAGACTACACTCTTAGAGGCAGTGAAATTAAtgaaaatgggggtgggggagcatggTGTGGATGAAAATGCACCTGGGAGGGAAGAATCTTTGTCCTTGACACAAATCTAAAATCTCTGAGTAGCATCCAGCCAGGAGAGATTCCTCTACATTAAAATGACATATTTACAAATGGGGAAATTTTATACAGTTTTACTGGTTTAGCAGTAATTTGTTCATTCCAAAAGTGCCGCATATTTTCTGACATctcatgaaagtaaaaaaaaaaagaaaatcactgaagAGTTGTATGGTGTGGGGTCATAATTATCAGAGTAAGAAATGTCATTCTTTAAAAACCATTATTGCAAGAGCTTTATAAATATCACATATATTACATTAGTTCTAAAAAGTAGGGTTTATCAGACTCACTTTGCAAATTATGAATTTGCAATTTTCTGAAGTTTTCAAGACTTGTGACAGAGCTGGTAATAGACCTTTGGTCTGCATCTGTCGAGAGGCCACTGTTCTACCCCTCCCAGAATGAGGCAGACCTAGTGTCCTtcaattctcttgttttctcactaCTCCAAACTGTATTTCATTCAAGATGACGGGGTAGGAAAATGTCTGTCCATCTCCTCCTGCACCAAAactgcaactagctgttgaacaactatCGACAAGAGGATGTCGGCACCccaaccaaaaaaagatatcccacgTCCAAAGACAAAATAGAAGCCGcaacaagacagtaggaggggtgcaatcacAATAAATTCTAATCCCATACCCACAGGGTGGGCGACTGGAGAACAAacataccaaagaagttctcccaagTTGTGGAAGTTCTGAGCCTCACATCAGGGTACCCAGCCTGAGGATGTGACAAAGGGGCTGGGAATCCCCTGGGCATCTGACCTTGAAGAGCAGTGGGATCTGATTATAGGACTCCCACAGAAGAAGGGGAAACAGACACACCACTCTTGGAGGGCATAAACAAAATCTTTCACGTACCAGAAGCCACAGGAAAGGAGCATTTACTCCACAAGAGATGGAACCAGACCTACCTCCATGTGTGGGacagtctcctgtggaggcatgggtcagctgGGTCTCACCCCAGGGTGGGGCCTCTGGCAGCAGCAGTTCCAGAGGTCCTCCTTGGCATAAGCCTACTTGGAGGTCATCATTAACTGTGCCACAGAGACCACAGACCTCAGGGTTGGGTGGCCTCAGGCCAAAAATCTCACAGGGAGGGAGCCCAAACCTATCCATCAGCAGGTTATTAGATTAAAGCTTTattgagcaaggccctgcccaccagagcaagagcCAGTTTCCTCTTCATGTCACCCCCATCAGGAAGTTTATagaagcctcttagcctcatccaccagagggcagacaaagaagcaagaagaaccatgACCCAACTGCAGCTAGAAGAAAAACCACATTACAGTAAGTTGATCAGGAAGAAAAAACAGAGGGTTATGTTCTGGACGAAGGGACaatataaaaccccagaaaaaccattaaatgaagtggagataggcaatgtttcataaaaagaattcagaataacgatagtgaagatgatccaggatctcagaaacaatgcagaagatgcaagaaatgtttaccaaatacCTGGAAGAACTAAGGTACAAATTTCAcgtagaaaaacaaaacaaacaagcacacAAAAAATCCTGCAGCCAAAGTACTATAAACAGTCCTGATGAAGGAAGTTTAACATAAGAATAAGTTACCATTTGGGGATTGCGGGTGAGCTTTGTTTATCTAGCGTCCTTCTCACCCTTGCTCCAGGGTTCCTGGAGAGCTGACTCTCTGGTCCCAGCACCTGTGTCCAGTCCCAGCACCTTCCCAGATTACAGCTCACTTCCTCTGAGACTTCCCCAGTATGCCCTCATGTCCAACTTTGGAATGTGTTAATGGTGTTGAGACTGGCCTCCAAATAAATAGAACAAATAGTTAGCTTTCCCAggaggttaatatccaaagccTCCCTCATAAGTTGGAGATGACAAAAGACCATGGAAATCAGTGTCTTGAAAACATTAACAGAGGCTGAATTCCTCAAACCCAGAGTTCTCCTGGGAGAGGAAAACAGCTTTTTGGCACACATGCTGCcttgaaaaatgaagatcaagaTAACCTGCCATCCTTCTGCTGCCTCTTATCTCAGTATTCATCCAGAGAAACATCATGGT
Coding sequences:
- the LOC136154366 gene encoding melanoma-associated antigen B4-like, with the protein product MWTTGIWGSQLYDTSQLCDDIEGCPPCQPSCPHSHLRTLTCVTMPRRHKNKYHAHGKRHQGSPPSTPDTGDPQELQGATAPSCPDAGPACVGSDEGAQGPEESAGASQAAPAMESTVKDPLARKAKMLVEFLLEKYTKKEPITQKALMNVVSRKYRQHFPEILRIASERVELVFGLELKEVDRSKNIYALISKLSLGGDEGPNDEGGVPKSGLLMLLLGVIFMNGNRATEEEVWEFLSILGIYAGRRHWIFGEPRRLITKDLVQKEYLNYRQVPNSDPPRYEFLWGPRACAETSKMKVLEVLAKILHSVPSSFPDLYEEALRDQAERAGPRGAARTPTMAEASAPSRAKPCSSSHI